Proteins from a single region of Dehalococcoidia bacterium:
- a CDS encoding 50S ribosomal protein L10 → MPTQAKVDAVNVLAEKFEKSAVVVTTNYAGLPVGEMTELRRALREAGVEYRIIKNTLAFLAADQAGKPAIKDVIDGPTGVAFGYGEVTEPARALSTFIRANRSALTIQGGELDGRALSGDDVQRLAELPSRDQLVATLLMRMNGPIGGLVNVLNGPLSGLARVLQGRIDNMEEQQA, encoded by the coding sequence GTGCCGACACAAGCCAAAGTTGACGCAGTAAACGTACTTGCCGAAAAGTTCGAGAAGAGTGCAGTCGTAGTTACGACAAACTACGCTGGGCTTCCAGTGGGTGAAATGACGGAACTGAGGCGCGCCCTTCGTGAGGCCGGCGTCGAGTACCGAATCATCAAGAACACGCTAGCGTTCCTTGCGGCCGATCAGGCAGGCAAGCCTGCCATCAAGGACGTAATAGATGGCCCAACCGGGGTCGCATTCGGTTACGGAGAGGTGACTGAGCCAGCAAGGGCTCTGAGCACCTTCATTCGAGCCAATAGGTCTGCTCTCACGATCCAGGGAGGCGAACTTGACGGTCGGGCACTTTCCGGCGACGATGTTCAGCGACTCGCTGAATTGCCATCTCGGGACCAGCTCGTCGCAACCCTTCTGATGAGGATGAATGGCCCAATCGGCGGGCTTGTCAACGTACTGAACGGACCTCTCTCCGGTCTCGCAAGAGTCCTGCAGGGACGCATTGACAACATGGAAGAGC